CGAACACGATGACTGGCAATCGACAGAAAATCTGCGTGAACAGTACCAACGTGGATATCGGAAGGCTCTCGACGAGATGTTCGACACCGTCCGTGACGGACTCAGACACCTCGTCGCGAAGACGGGCGGACAAACGAGGAATCTCACTGAACGAGTACGGGATCGATTCCCCATCCACGGAGGGAGAGCACGATCGCGGCCGGCCCCTTCGCCGTCGACAGTCTTCGATATGTCTAGCGACTCGGCGTTCGACGGAGATCGCTGGCGCTTCTCCGGGCACGTCGAACCAGTCGAAGACGAGTTCGAAGGCTGGACGGCGGAAATCTCTCTCACCGGTGTCGGAGAAGACGGTGCCCGATACGACGACGTCCCGATCGCGAGTGTCCGTTCCGAACACCCAGACGTGACGACCGACTGTGAAGATGGGGTCGCCAGGATCGTCGCCGGGCCGGACGCCGACGCCGTCAGGTTCGACGGTGAGTCCGAACGGTTCGTAGAAGGCGGTGTGCGGAGTGGCGAGATCGGTGAGACACAACTCGAAATTCGAGCAGAACTCGAGACGGGAGGGAGCTGACGAATGCCACGAGAGACACAGCGCCACCGGAGTACGATCTACCCGTTCCGGTATCGAGACGAGGGCCTACAGTTCGACGTCGAACACTACAGCATGAACGGTGGGGGTGTCGAAGCGTTGGATCTGCCAGCTGGCCAGAATACGATTGACGTCGATCCAGAGTCACCGTCGAAGACGAGTCTCGCCGACGAACCTTGGGAGAGGGTCACTGTCTTCGGGTCTGTCGAAGTCTCCGGAGACGTCCTTGATTATCTGTTCCCACCCGACGAACAGGATGCGCCGCCGGCGAAGCTCTACGTCGCGATCCGCTGCCACGACACGATCTACCGAGACAGTGAAATCATTGAAGACCCACTGACCGAACCCGGCGAGTACGAGGTGACGATTCGACTCGACTGGGACGACTTCCGGGGTCGTGTCGAACTCCGTCCGTACTTGGTCCGAACGACCGACCGGACTGGAGACGATCAATACGCGAGCACACGAAACACCAAAGTCGCGAGTGGGGACCGGTACGAAGTCGTCGTCGATCGATGGGTCGACGACAGTCCGCCGATGATAGACGGTGAAGAGGCGCGGTTCTCGAAGAGTGATCACCTCCCCGAAGGGGAGAAGTTGTACTACCTCGACTTCCGAGACGAGACACGTCCGAAACTGTGGATCAACGCCGACCACCCACGTATCGCCGACGTGTTACGGAGCGAGGGATCGGTCGGCGCGGAACCCCGATTGCGTGACGTCGTGCTGGATCAGATTAGTTACGGCGTCTGGTCGCAGTTGATCCTCAGAGCGGCCGGTGCGATCACCCGGAGTGGCGATGTCGAGTACGAGTGGCAAGAGACAGTCCTGGAAGCCTTCGCACTCGACTTGTACGACGTGGACGACATCGAAGACGCGAAGCAACTGCTCCGTGAAGACGTTCGGGACCCCGAAGAGTTGGGCCACCTCGCCTCACAGATCGACACGGAACTACAGGAGTTCATTGAGCCGCGATCACAACTCATCAACCTCATGGAGGAGGGACTACGGATCTGAGATGACCCGAGAAGACACACTCAAAAGGCTGGACGAGGCGGGACGGCGGCTCGTCGGCGAATCGTTCCTCAGGGGTGACGTCGAGTTAGATCCAGACGAAGTGGCCGAGTTCGTTTCACCCCTCCCGAACGAACCGACGGGAGACTTAGAGCGCCTTGATCGAGCAGTCGCCGACGTCGTCTCGTCGCACGAGCGGTACGAAACGGACATGGACGGCGAACTCGCCGAAGAGGTACACCGGTCCCTGGACGTGACTCGACGTGTGGCTGGCGATCCCGGACTCTGGCACTGGCTTGCCGTCGTGAAGTACCCCGAGTTCGTGCGTCACCGGTGGAAGTTCACGTCCGAGGCGGCGATGCGCGAGAAGTTCCTCGGTGCCGGTTCGGACCTCTACTCGAACGCGTTACACCGCCTCTGGTGGATCGCCGAACTGACGCACGACGGAGACGACTACTCGCTTACGCGAACCGTCTTCGACAACCAGACGATGGTGAACAAGGTGTTCGATCGCTGGTTCGCCCGGTACCAACCCGCCGTCGTCGCGATCTGTGACGAACTCTCCGACGAGCCATCGTGGGTTATCGACGAGACGACCCGCCGGTTCAACCACGCACTCACCAACATTCAACTCGAAGGAGTCTCTGAAGTAGAGGCCCGAGAGTTAGTCCGTCAGATCGTCGACGACGTCCGATAACACCACACGGCAGCGAATCATTCACTGTCTGTAGATCGGTAGTAGTCACAGTACTCGGCGGCGAAGCAATCTGTGCATCCCGGATCCCGCTTCTGGCAGCGTATCGCACCGAAATCGAGGAGAGCCAAGTTGTAGCGGCGTGCCTCCGAACCGTTCGTCGAGAGTAACTCGTCTGCGAACGCCCGGCGTTCCGTCTGGCCGTCCGGAAACGCACTTCCGAAGATCCGGTCGTAGACGCGGACGACGTTGCGGTCGACGATCGGGTGTGGGCGCTCACACGCGAAACAGAGTGTCGCGTCCGCGACGTACGGGCCGACACGCGGGAGCGACGTCAGCTCGTCTCGTTCCTCTGGTAATGACTCGTACCGCTCGGCAATCTCGACCAGCGCCTCCGTGCGCATCCGCTGGAACCCGAGCGGTTCGATCGTCGACTCGATCCGTTCGGGATCGGCGTCGTCCAAGCTATCCAGTGTCGGAAACCGATCCAAGAACGTCGGATAGACATCGGCGACGTTGTCGGCGGGCGTCTGTGTGAGGAAGAACTCGGCGACGAACACCTCGTACAGCGAGCGATCTTCGTCGCGCCACGGATACTCGCGACTGTTGTCGTCGAACCACGAGAGTAAGTTCTGGCGAAACCGATCCGCCATCTCGATCGGAGGGTTCGTCACACAGGAACCTGGCCTGGAATACACATCAAACTCCCGCCGAGACGATAGTCGCCTGTTGTGTTCAAGGTGACTGGACTTCTCGATTGATGGATGCCGTACAGTGATTCGTAGGACAGAGGAGAGAGGCGACGAGAATTTATCTCCCCGGGAAGTCAGTCTAACCCAGATGAGAAACTCGCCCCTCGTTCGTGCCGTGACGAATTCTCCTGCCACGAGGAGGACGGCTGGACAGTTCCGAGGGAGACGCTCTACTCGTTCTGAGGTGATCGTGCATGTCGAGTGAACTCGAGGGAAGCGAGGACGTCCCGAAGATTCTGCACGTGTTCGCTGACTACGGTACCGAAAGCGAGATTCTCTCCTGGTACGGTGACGTCGTCAGGATCGGTATCGATGCGAGAGATCTCAACGATAGCGAGCCGATCACCGCCGACGCACACGTCCTCAAAGAAGACGATAACGAAGATGAGGATGAGGATGAGGACAGGGGCCTCCCGATCAAAGACGACGTCATATTCGATCTAGGTGTGTTCCATCCCGTCTGTTCGAAGTGGGCTGCGACAACGAGTATATCGGGAGATCCTGACGATCACGTGAATATGATCCCGTCGGCCCGCTATCTCGCCGACAAATACACCGATCACTACGTGATCGAGAATGTCCCCAAAGCACCACTGCGGGATCCGGTCGTCCTCAATGGAAAGATGTTCGGTCTTCCAATCGAGTACGAGCGAGCCTTCGAGACGAACTTTCACGTCCCGCAGCCACCACAGTACAAGCGTTTCTGGGGTCGCGGGGAAGACGAGAGTGAGACCGCTGAGACGTCGTCGTTCTTCTTCACCGAGCGCTCTCGGAAATGGTGGGCCTCCGTCAAGGGATACCTGCCCGGCGACTATCCGAAACAGCACTTGGCCAAGAACACGATCCCGGCACCGTACTTTCACCACATTCTCCGCGCCTGGTTGCGTTTGTACGAAGACGAGAACGGTATCGACTACTCGGACTACGACGAGCGGATGGAAGTGCGACGTCGAGTGGAGGCAAACCGGACTTTGGGGGAGTACGGCTCAGAATCGGTATAGTCCTTCATCCTAGCTGAGGTGAAATAGAATATCAGTTCCTCAGGACTTCCGTTGATCACATCTTTGTCTGTCCGGTATCGCGGGTGAGTATAACCCTTCTGGCGTCGCATTATTCTCCACCGAAAGCTTATGGTATATAATTTTACATTCATTCTAGTCTTTTCGTCAACCTCTGGCGCTCACATCCCGCGATCGCGAGTACAGACAGTACTGCCGGTGCATTCTTTCGCGCCTTGAGTATACGTTTGAGCGTCGTACGGGCGCTGTAGGATCAAGCACGTCTACGCCCACACACCACGGGTAAGGCCTCATTCGCAAGCATCGACGGTGTAAGGTATTGGAAGCCCGGCCTCCATGGTGGACCGAATCTTCGCTACATGCCGAGCTGATATAGCGTGAATCTGTAAGTTGGAGTCTTCTGAATATAGAGGATGAATCAGATCGATGGGTCGTATTATTTCACTACGTCCATATTGAATCACTCTGTTAGGCCCTTGAGAACTGATCAGAACATCAAAGAGAGTGAAAATCAAACAAATATTCCACACTCGCCCGTGTCCGCCTCACCCAAGGGAAGTAGAGGGGTTCAAATCCCCGAAGGGGATGGGCTCAACGCCCAGCAGGCAGAGAAGGCACTACTGAACTTGTGCAATGTGGCGATCACGGGGAGTGTTGAGGAGGTATCCGTATACATCACGAAACAAGTAATGAACAAAATTGCGTCGAAACTGGAACAGAAGTACAGCATCAAATCAACAGCGGCCGAGTGGGGAGAAAAGGTCGTTAGTCGGGCGAAAGCTCGAATTCCCCACACCCCCTTTCTCTGCCGGCAACCCGATTAGTGAGACGTCTGTAGTCTCTGAAAAGAAATCGCATTTCTTATCTCACACGCCCGCGACCACGTGGTACCCGGCCCCGCGTGGCCGTGCTTCCCGTAGCCGCAGACGCGCGAGTACAAGCGCGTATAATACGTCGGGCGGGCACGAGCGCGTCGTGAGTGTACATTCGAGCGTCCAGGCATCGTGTGGGCCAATTGCGGGAGCGAGCACGCCAGGGTCCGCACTGCGCAGATTTACACAAGGTCGTTCCTGTCGGTGGGTTTAACGGAGAGGCGTGAGACACGCCGATCCATGGTCAATACCGACAAATGGGAGAATTATCTCGGAATGCTCGCCGGAATGTTTCTAATGGGGATCGGTGCATATCTGTTCCTGGACGGAGACACGACCATGCGAATGGTTGAAGCCGGTGGGATCATCAGCCAAGCCGTTGCTGAGTCGCAATACGAGCAGGCTGCAGACTTCTACCTGTACGGCGGGATCATGGTAATTGGCGGCTTCGGAGCTGTAGTTGCGAGTGGATTCAACTACTTGGCAGAAGTACTTCGAGAAATTAGTGGTGGGAATTAGACGCCCGCGACCACGTGATAGCCTGTGCCACGCGGCCCCCCTCGCGCTGGTACAGGCGGGCGGTGGCGATCGCGCGTAGTACTCCGGGCTGCACCGTCCACATTGTGAGTGTGGCTTTGAGGGCCCATGTGTCGAGTGGGCCCGCGCCGAGCGCGAGCCCGTCCACGCCTGCACAGCGCGGGCGTCGGCAGGCTTTTTGCGCTCGGCGCTGGTTGCCCGGCGTAGAGGATCGGCGGACCACTCCGGCGAGGACGAGAAGACGGATTTGACCCGCAAGCGACTGATCGAGTACTACAAGGAGCACGAGCTGACGGTTGGCGAGATCGCGGCCGCAACCGGATATAAAGAAGATCCATCCTGTAATCTACACTTCTTGATCATTCTCCTCAAGAAGTTCTACAAGACTCATGTCTTCGTCGTCTTCAAGATCCTCAATAAACTCCAAATCCATATCATTCACATCCTTGGTCGACATAAGTTCATCATCCCACTGATTGATTTCCTGTAGGAAGGATCGGCCATGGGTTAGGATACTGTGGCGACTTTCAGATTCAAGAAACTCAATTACAACATCATCAATGTCGTCAGGGAGTAGTTGTTCATCTTCAGACGCGACATGATAATGGAAATCTAGAACCTCTTCGTACCAATTATGCGATTCTGAGTGGTCTCGGTAGAAATCCTTTGACCGGTCGATCAAGGGCTGGAGGTGTTTTGCGTCAACACTGGCCAGATCACTTAACAGAAGTGCGAAATTCTCCGGGTAATTCATTCCCCGAGATTCGTCCTCCAAAATCTGGTCTAACTCATCATTGAGGATGGTCGCTAACTCCTCTGGACGGGAACGGTAGATCTCCACAAAAGCCTGTCTCCATCCCTCCGGTGACGAGGGGTATCGACCTAACATAAATTTGGAAAGCTTATCGACAATTTCTGAAAGATCCGAATCTGGATCACAACCTTCCTTTTCTAAATAGATCGGTGCATGTCCGATTTTCCGATATCCTACATCAGCAACAGCTTTGAGTTGCCAGCTAGCATCTAAACCTGCTTGTTCAGAGAACTCTTTTAATCGAACATCGACATCGTCTCCGATGAGATCGGGGCGTGAATATCCGATTGACGTTAAGGCATATACAAGCCAGGCTTGACGATCATCTTGCTCTTCAAGCAACTTCTGAATCTTTGGCACCGAATTTGCGACAAGGGCAGGACGTTGATAGCCGATCGTCCCGAGTGCTTTTGCACATTCTTTGGCCACCTCCCAATCGGTACTTCTTTTGTACTCTTTCCGGTCCAAATTTTGAATTAGAATGTCAATCGCAGTTTCAGCAATCTCAGGAGAAACTTCATGGAGGTATCCAGGTCCAACTGGGGCGGTGACAAATCGATGTTGATCAAGGTCCTCTTCCATACTGGAAGAAGGCATTGGATCTACCCCACCCCATTGGGGTAGTTTTCGGTCATTGGGCCTTGCACTTAGAAAATACGCCAACGAGAGAGCGGCTTCTTTTGCAGGGTGAACGCGGTTTTCGTTGACTTGTTGGGAGAGGGCCGAGACGACGTCATTCAAATCACAGGCCCTCCTGCAAAGAATGATATTTTGGCGGAGAACTACTGCTGCATTAGCACCGATTTTGTACTCCTCATGGTTCAAACATTCACCAATAGCATCAATGAGAATTTCTCGAAGCGGATTGATTTCGTGTTGTCTGTTGATGGCCCACTGTTTCTCTCGAAAATCGTCAAAGAGTGTGGCTGGCTCGGACGAATCAAGTAAAGCCTCAGCCAGCGGAACGAATTCTTTCTGGTAGATATAGGCAACTCCAGTTGACATGGATTGTGTGAATGACAGTTGTAGATTCAGGTAGCCAATAAAAATTCGGGGCCGGACAATCAGATGAATGAATCCAATTAGTC
The sequence above is drawn from the Halorhabdus sp. CBA1104 genome and encodes:
- a CDS encoding DUF6339 family protein, which translates into the protein MTREDTLKRLDEAGRRLVGESFLRGDVELDPDEVAEFVSPLPNEPTGDLERLDRAVADVVSSHERYETDMDGELAEEVHRSLDVTRRVAGDPGLWHWLAVVKYPEFVRHRWKFTSEAAMREKFLGAGSDLYSNALHRLWWIAELTHDGDDYSLTRTVFDNQTMVNKVFDRWFARYQPAVVAICDELSDEPSWVIDETTRRFNHALTNIQLEGVSEVEARELVRQIVDDVR